Within the Acidobacteriota bacterium genome, the region CCGCCGCAAGCTCAATGCGCTCTATCATCCCTACAAACAGCGCCTGACGGACGAACGGCTGGCCCAGGTTCCCGAGGTGATTCGGGAGGACTTGAGGATCGCGCTGAAGTCCTTCGAAAACGAGTTGCGGCCCCCGGAGCGCTACCTCAAGGAGAAGTTCGAGCCGGTGGTGGTGCCGTCTGAAGAACAGATCCAGGCGCTCTTGAACCCCGATCAACTGGCGAGGGCCTCACATCTCAAGAGCCGGATTGCCGCCCTGGAAAGACTCCGTCGGACCTATGGCACCCTGCAGGCCACGGTGGATACCGGACCGCCGCCGCCGACCTATTTTCTGATCCGGGGGAACTACCTGACTCCGGGACCGGAGGTGGAGCCCGGGATGCCGGCAGTGCTCACCGAACCCGGTGGGGAGGCCCTGCAGTCGGAAAACGGTGCGGCCGGCCGGAGCAGTGGCCGGCGGCTGGCGCTGGCTCGGCGTCTGACGGAGTCCGATTCCAGGGCAGCCGCCCTGGTGGCTCGGGTCCGGGTCAATCGAGTCTGGCAGCGCCTGTTCGGGGAGGGCATTGTAGCCACTTCGGACAATCTGGGTCGCAACGGATCCCGTCCCACCCATCCGGAGCTTCTGGAATGGCTGGCCGATGGCTTTGTGAGCGGCGGTTGGCAGGTCAAGCCCCTGGTGCGCCTGCTGGTGACCTCGACCGCTTATCGCCAACAGTCACGCTTGCCCGGCCACGAAGACTCTCGAGGCCACAAGCAGCATGCCCGGGTAGCCATGAGTGTCGATCCCGGCAACCGACTGCTGTGGAGGATGCCCTTGCGCCGCCTGGAATCGGAGGCCATCCGGGACTCCATCATGGCCGTCAGCGGCAAGCTGAGTCGTACCATGGGGGGGCCGGCCATCCGCCTGGACGGCAAAGCCGACGGCATGGTGACGGTGTCGATACCCGATCTGGCCCATCCGGGCGACCGCTGGAGGAGAAGTCTCTACCTGGTGGGTCGCAGGAACTACAACCTGACCGTGTTGAGCGTCTTCGACCAGCCCAAGTTGTCGATGAACTGTATCCGAAGGGATACATCGGCCGCGGTGCTCCAGACCCTGGTCCTGCTGAACGACGCCTTCCTCCTGGAGCAGGCCCGGTTCTTTGCGGGGCGGGTATCCCGATTGGCCCGGGATCCCGGCAAGAGAATCGAACTGGCTTTTCGGTTGGCTCTGGCCAGAAAACCCAGCCGGAAAGAGCTTTCCTGGAGCCGGGAACTGCTGGAACGAGAGGCCCGGCGCCGCCTGGCGACTGCGGCCGGCCGCGAGGCCGCCGATCTCGAGGCTCTGGCCAGCTTGTGCCAGATGATCCTGAACAGCAACGAGTTTCTCCATGTGGGATAAGAAAACAGACACTTCTCGTTTGCAGGAAGACACCTGGTCGCGGCGGGAATTCCTGCACCGGTCCGGGCTGGGATTCGGTGGCATGGCCCTGGCTCATCTGCTGCAGGCTGAACTGGCCGTCGCCAGCTCCTCTTCCTCTAGCAGTCCCAATCTTCTACCCAGGCAGCCCCATATCCGGCCGCAGGCCCGCGCCGTGATTCAACTCATGCAGAACGGCGGTCCCAGCCAGATGGATCTGTTCGATCCCAAGCCGGAGTTGCAGAAGCGGTCCGGGAAGCGGCATGTCGAGAAGGTGGAGACCTTTCAGCCGGGCAGCGAGGCCAACATGCTGCTGGGCAGCCCCTTCGAGTTTGCTCCGCGCGGGCAGTCCGGGATCGAGCTTTCCAACGCCATTCCCCATACGGCTTCCATGGTGGACGACCTCTGCTTTGTGCGCTCCATGCACACCGAGCACAACAACCACACCGAAGCCCTGGTCATGCTGCAGACCTGCAAGATCTTTCCCGGCAGGCCCACCCTGGGGGCCTGGATCAGCTATGCCCTCGGAACCGAAAACCAGAACCTCCCCTCCTACATCGTCTTGCGCGACCCCGAGGGCTACGGCACCAGCGCCGCCCTGTTGTGGGAGAACGGCTGGTTGCCGTCTCTCTATCGCGGCACCGAATTCAGTTCCAGGGGCTCCGCCGTCCTGGATCTGCATCCGGCCCGGCCGGTGGCCAGCCAATCGCGAAGGGACCAGCTGGACTTTCTGGCGAAGCTCAACCAGCAGCATCGAACCGGCTATCCCCACAACTCCGATCTGGAGACGCGCATTCGCAACTACGAGCTGGCTGCGCGGATGCAGTTGGCGGCCGGTGAGGTCCTGGACCACTCGGGCGAGTCGGCGGCCACCAAGCAGCTCTACGGACTGGATATTCCGGCGATCTCCAGCTATGGGACCCGCCTGCTGATGGCCAGGCGCCTGGTGGAGGCCGGAGTGCGCTTCATTCAGGTCTTCCCGCCGGCCAAGCCCTCCACCCAGCCCTGGGACAGCCACAGGAATACGCAAGAAGAGATCGAATCCATCGCCGCCAGGACGGAGTTGCCGGTCGAAGGCCTGGTGAGAGACCTCCAGAGCCGGGGATTGCTGGACAGCGTCATCGTGATGTGGTGCGGGGAATTCGGACGGCTGCCGGTATCCCAGAACGGGTTGGGGCGTGACCACAATCGAAACGCCTTTACGCTTTGGCTTGCGGGTGGGGGCTTCAAGGCCGGATACGCCCACGGGGCCACCGACGAGTTCGGCTATCGGGCCGTGAAGGATCGAGTGAGCGTGCCCGATTTGCAGGCCACCGTGCTGCACCAGCTGGGAGTGGATCACCGCAAGCTGAGCTATCTCCACCACGGCCGGGACGAGACCCCAACCGACTATCCGGTGACCGGAGCCAAGGTCGTGCGGGAACTGCTCGACCGGCCATCGGTTCCAGTCTAGCCCGGGGCTGCTACTCCTTCATCCTGGTGTTCCCGGGATCGAATACGGGCGAAGCGGCCACCGTCACCGGATAGGCTCTGTTCATGTACAGCACCTGCAGCCCGGTGCCGGGCGTCGCCTGCTCGATCGGCAGATAGGCGAGCAGGAGAAACTTGCCGACGGAAGGTCCCATGCCGGCGGAGGTAGCCCGCGACTCCCGGTCGCGGGCGTCGACGATGCGGGCGCCGTCTGCAGTGAGGATCGGCTCGTTGCCCCCGGTGGGAAAGCGCTTCAGCCCCGACGCGTCGGCGTCCATGGTCAGCGTGCACAGCTTGGCCACGGGTCGCTCCGAACGCGCCTGCAGATAGGCGTTTCTACCAATGAAATCCGCGTCTTTCACGCGGGCCCTCCCCAGACCGGCCTCGACCGGCGAGTGCTCCGAGTCGAGATCCGCGCCCATGAGCGCGTACCCCTTCTCCAGCCGGCCGGTGCCGCCGTACACTCCCATGCCGACCGGCCGGGCGTCGAAGACGCGACCAGCCTCCAGCACCGCATCCCACAGGTGCGCGCCGTGCGGCATGGGGGCATAGATCTCCCAACCGTTCTCGCCCACGTACGAGATGCGCAGCATCGTCACCGGTACGCCTCCGACGATCGCCTCCTGCAGCGTGCCGTACGGAAAAGCCGCTTGGGAGAGCGGCGTGTCGGTGATGGTGGAGAGCAGTGCGCCGGCGTCCGGACCCCACACGCCCAGAGTACAAATGGCAGACGACAGGTTCTCGAACTGCACGGAGCCGTCAGGGGGCAGATGCCGGCGGAACCAGACTTCGTCGCGCGCGCCGTCGAAGGCGCCGGTAACGATGCGGAACCGATCTTGGGCGAGCCGCTGGATGGTGAGATCGGCTCGGATGCCACCTTCGGGCGTGAGCAGCGGCGTGTAGATGCAGCGGCCCACGGGACGATCGCAGCGGTTCACCGTCAGTCTTTCAAGGTAGGGCGTCACACCGGGTCCGGAGGCGTCGAAGATCTGAAACCCGCTCAGATCGACGATGCCCACCTTCTCCCGCAGGTGGAGGTGTTCCGCGTCGATGATGGGCGACCACCAGCGACGGTCCCACTCGTGGGGGCGGTCCGGGACCGCGTAGCCCGAAACCAGATCGGCGTTGCTCGCGTACCACTGGGGGCGTTCCCAGCCGCGCGCCTCGTGGAACTCGGCGCCCAGGGCGGCAGTCCGGTCGTGGAAGGGCGCTCGTTTCATGCCGCGCCCCGACTCCCACTGCTCGCGTGGATGCACGATGCCGTAGGTCTTGTTGAAGTGCTCGTGGCAGCGCTGGCGAATGTGCTGCGAAGTCCGCTCGTGGGGATAGAATCGGGTGACGTCGGACCCGTGCGGATCGCACAGGCGCGGGTAGCCATAGGTGATCCACTCCGCCACGAGGCGCGCCGTGCCCGGGCCTTCCTTGACCCAGACGGCCGCGGCCGACCAGAGCTTCTCCACCTCGGCCGTCTCTCCCAGCACCTGCTGCGCGTCGGGGGTCAGGGACAGCAGGCCGTTGACCGCGTATTGCATCTCGGACCCGGCCAGCAGCGCGCCCATGATCTCGCGGGCGTGTTCGAGCTGGGGTGCGAAGTCGCCGGAGGTGAACGGCAACTCGGTGGGCGAACGCTCGGCCTCGGCCAGCGACGGAATGTCGTCGGGAGGCACCAGAATGGGCCGATGGGCGTAGGAGCCGACCTGCATCACCTCCTGACTCTGCCGTTCATACATGAACGTGTCCATGTCGCGCACGATAGGGAAGCCGATCTCGTTGCCGGTCCGCTGCAGAAGGTCGATCGAGCCGAAGTTGGCCATTTGGTGCACGGCAGGCGTCAGGGGAATGGTGGCGCCGGCCATGGCGGCCAGTCGCGGGCTCCAGACCCCGCAGGCGATCACCACTTGCTCGACCTCGATGGCCCCGCTCGCGGTAACTACGGCCCGGATGCGCGGGCGGCCGACGGGCGGGCGGGTCACCTCGAGCCCGGTGACCTCGGTGTTGTCCAATACCGTGAGCACGCCCTTCGCCTGCGCCCGCTCGCGCATGATCGTACCCGCCCGGACCGAGTCGACCACCGACGCGCTGGGGGTGTAAAAGCCGCCCCGGATCACGTCGCCATTCACGAACGGTGCCTTGGCGACGACCTCCGCCGACGACAGCAGCTCGGTCCGGATGCCCCAGGCCCGCGCCGAGGTCATGCGCCGGCGCAACTCCTCCATGCGGGCCTCGGTGCGCGCCACCTCGATGCCGCCGCAGGTGGTGTTGACGCCGAGCGCCTCGTACTGGCGTTGGCTGTCCAGGGTCAGCAGGGCGATCTCCCGGTTGTGGTCGGTCGGAAAGATGAAGTTCGAGGCGTGGCCGGTCGAGCCCCCGGGCTTGGGCAGCGGCCCCTTGTCGATGAGCAGCAGGTCGCGCCAACCGAGCTCCGCCAGATGAGCGACCAGGCAGTTGCCGACGATGCCGGCGCCGATCACGGCGACGCTTGCCCGCTCCGGCGCAGCGCTCCGGACCGTGCTGCTCGTGTTGAACCCCTTCATTCCGATCTCCCGATTGTGCACGACGATTTCCGGGCCGCGTGCCGTCCCTAGATAGCGGCCCTGAACGGTTGACCGCAGCCGGAATCGTGCATGATAATGCAGTCCGTCCCGCTCCTGCAAACGTCCGCCGGAGGCTGGTTCGCAAGGACGCAAGGGGAGGAGTCATGAGCGGTCAGCCGCGCGGTGTCGACCAATCCGACCGCATGGTACCGATCAACCTGCGCCAGAGTGGCCTCACCCCCACCCAACTGCTCATCTCCACCCGCGTGCGGAAGTCGCCCTACTGGCATCTGTCCCATGCCGCGGGCTGCTGGCGAGCCACCGTTTACAACCGCGTGTACCATCCGCGCGGCTACGTCCGGCCCGAGGAAGGCGGCGCCGCGGCCGAGCACGAGGCCCTGACGCAGCACGTCACGCTGTGGAACGTCGCCGTCGAACGGCAGATCCGGGTCGCCGGCACCGACGCCGAGCGGTTCGTCGACTACGTCATCACCCGCGACGCGACCCTCATCGAGCCGATGAGCGCCCGCTACGTCATCCTCTGCAACGACAAGGGCGGCATCCTGAACGACCCGGTGCTGCTGCGCCTCTCGCGCCACGAGTTCTGGTTCTCGCTGGCCGACTCCGACCTGCTGTACTGGCTGCAGGGCGTCAACGTGGGGCTGCGCATGGACGTGGGGATCGACGAGATCGATGTTTGCCCGGTGCAGATCCAGGGGCCCAAGTCGCTCGCCCTGATGGTCGATCTGGTCGGCGGCGGAGTCCGGGATATTCCCTACTACGGTCTCCTCGAAGCGGAGATCGGGGGCTGTTCGGTCGTCGTCTCCCAGTCCGGCTTCTCGGGCGAGAAGGGCTACGAAATCTATCTGCGGGACGCGACCCTGCACGCCGAAAGGCTGTGGAGCGCGGTGCTTGAGGCGGGGGAACCCCACCAATTGATGGTCATCGCCCCCGGGCATCAGCGCCGCATCCAGGCCGGCATCCTGTCCTGGGGCCAGGACATGGACCATGAGACGGTGCCGTTCCAGTGCAACCTGGCCTATCAGGTGCCGCGCAAGAAGAGGGGCGACTACATCGGGCGGGCGGCCCTGGAACGGATGCGCGCCGAGATCGAGGCCGGCAGGCCGCCGTTCAAGATGGTCATGGTGGGCATGAAGCTGGGCGGCAAGCCGATCGACGACTATGCGCCGGACTTCTGGCTGGTCTCGGACGCCGGAGGCGGCGACCCGATCGGATACCTGACTTCGCCCTGGCACGCCCCCGAGATCGGCTGCAACATCGCCCTGGGCTACGTGCCGCTCGGCAGGTCGGCGGTCGGGACCGAGCTGCGGGTCTGGCTGCCCGACGACTACGCCAGTGAGCCGGGACGGCCGGACCCCGCCCGGGTGTGCGAGGTCCCTTTCCGTCCATCCTTCAACCCGAGCGCCCGGGAGCGAGCCCACGCCCGCGGAGAAGACGCGGCCGACTAGCGCGCCGGCTCAGAAATAGGGTTGCCGTCTCTCGGAACGCAACGGCGCCGGATTTCAGGAGCGACGACGGCAGCCGAGAGGGCGTTATTAGGGTGGCAGCCGGTGGGCTTGGTTTTGTGGCGGAGGTGGGTAGAGTTCTTTACAATAATCATTGTTTCAAATAAGCACCGCCCCCGCCCTGTCGGGCGGATCATTCGAGAGTGAAACAGGGACCCCTTACGAGCCTCGGAGACTGGACCCCCACCGGCTCGACTGTGGGCAAAATCTCCTAAGTGGCAATCTTGCCGATTCCGTCCCCCCCACCGGTTCGACTGCGGGCGGGGCCCTTGTCTCACCGACTCCCCCTCCAGGGGGGAGTGATACTTGAGGCCAGCACAAGGCTCCTTGCCCGATTCCTGGGCGGGATGTAAACCATGTATGCGGTTTATTGTGTAAACCATGAATGGATTGCACAAAGCCGAGCCGGAAGGCGAAGGCTGATGCGGTGGGGGGCGAGGCTCGGCTCCGGACCGTGCGACAGGACGGCTCAAACCGGTTGCAACAGGGGTACTTCAAAAGCCAAGTTTCACCCCCTGAAGGCTCATCCATGAATCTTTCTTCTCCCCAGCCAACAAGAAACCGACCGACGAAGGCCGCGGGTTTATTTCTGAGCCTGGGTCTTTTCTTCTGGATCCCTCTGCCCGGGGCTGCTACCGACTCCGACGGCAGCGGCGAACTGCCGGAACAGCAGAAGTCCTTCCGGGAGAAGGTCCTCCCCGTCTTCCAGGAACACTGCCTGCGCTGTCATGGCGAGCAGCTGATGATCAAGGAGCTGGATCTCAGCAAGCTCTCAACCATCCTGAATGGCAGCGAGTCGGGTCCGGTGGTGGTGCCCGGCCGGCCGGCGGAGAGCAAGCTCTACCGGTTGATCGAAAGCGGTTCGATGCCTCCCGACCTGGACGGAGGTCTTCCGGAGGCGCAAAGGGCAACCATCAAGGCCTGGATCGAGAGCGGCCTGGCGAGCGGGTTGGAAGAGTCAGCCGCAAGCCAGGCCCTCAATCAGCACGACGTGATCCCGATTCTGCTGCGTCACTGCACCACCTGTCACGGGCTGCGCCGCCAGGGCAATGACCTCGATCTGAGGAGCCGGGCGTCCATGGTCCAGGGTGGGAAATCAGGTCCGGCATTGATTCCGGGAAAACCGGACCAGAGCCTGATGGTGGAGATGATCCGTTCGGGCAAGATGCCTCCCAAGAAACGGCTCTTTGAAGTCGGGGTGACCCCCGTTTCGGATTCCGACCTGGAAAAGCTGCGGCAGTGGATCCTGCAGGGCGCTCCGGAAGAGGACATCAAGCCCGATGTTGCCGGCACCGAGCCCGATCCTCTGGTGAGCGACCGGGACCGCCAGTTCTGGGCCTTCCAGCCGCCCAGGCAGGTCGCGCCGCCTGTGGTCGAACATGGGAATCGAGCGGTCAATCCCATCGACGCCTTCGTATCGAGAAAACTGGAAGACCGGGGATTGTCTCTGTCGGCCGAAGCCGATCGGTTGACACTGATCCGGCGAGCCTCCCTGGACCTGACCGGCCTGCCTCCGACGCCCCCCGAGGTCCGGAGGTTCTTGGAAGACCGGGAGCCGCGTGCCTACGAGAGACTCATCGACCGCTTGCTGGAGTCAGGCCGCTACGGGGAGCGCTGGGGACGTTACTGGCTGGACGTGGCCGGCTACTCCGACCACGAGGGCGGGAAGGTGAATGCCAACGGACCCGGCAGGAAGCATGCATGGCGGTATCGGGACTACGTGATCCGGTCCCTGAACGCCGACAAACCCTACGACCGCTTTCTCATGGAGCAGATCGCCGGAGACGAGCTGGTCGATTACGAAACGACTCCGGTGATTACCCGGGAGATGGTCGACAACCTGATCGCCACCGGTTTCCTGCGCATGGGGCCTGACAGCACCGGCTACGAGCTGAGCTTCGTGGAGGACCGGTTCGACGTCATTGCCGATGAAATCGAGATCCTGGGGACGGGCATCATGGGCATGACGCTCCAATGCGCCCGCTGCCACAGCCACAAGTTCGATCCCATTCCCCAGCGGGACTACTTCCGGCTTGCCGATCTGCTGAAGGGGGCTCTGGACGAGTTCGACTGGTTGGCGGGAACGCCGATCAGCGAGGTGGTGAAGTTCGAGCAGCGGATTCTGCCCTATGTGCCTCCCATGACCAATCCCTTGCGACTGCTGGAGCAGGAAAAAGAGCGCAAAGCCAGGAACGAGGTCCTGGAAGAGCAGGTCAAGGAGTTGCAGCAGGCGTTGGAGGAAAGGGGCAGGGACTTGAGGGACCGCGTTCTGGAGGAGCGGTTGGATCAGATTGCGCCCGCCCTGGCCCAGGATCTGAGGCTATTGCTCAAGACTCCGGAAGAAGATCGGAACAGCGGGCAGAAGTCCCTGGCCCAGGAGTACATGCAACTGTTGACCGTCACCGCCAACGAGTTGAAGGAGCGGGACGCCGTCTACCGACGGGAGGCTGGGAAGCTGGAGCGCAAGATCGCCTGGCTGCAACACCGGCAGGAGGCGGAGCCGCGTATTCGGGCGCTCTGGGACCGGGGAGCCCCCTCTCCCACCTATCTGCTCCGGCGGGGCGATTACTTGAGTCCGGGCCGGCTGGTCGGTCCGGGGGTGCCCTCGGTGCTGACTGACGGCAGAACTCCGTTCCGGGTGGAGCCTCCATGGCCGGGATCCCAAAAGACCGGAAGGCGCCTGGCCCTGGCCAAGTGGTTGGTGGACCGGGACCATCCCCTGACGGCGCGGGTCATGGTCAACCGCATCTGGAAGCACCATTTCGGCCGGGGGATCGTCGAGACCCTGGGCAATTTCGGAAAGTCGGGCGCCCGCCCCACCCATCCGGAGCTGCTGGACTGGCTGGCGGTGGAGTTCATGAATCGTAGCTGGAGCATGAAAGCCATCCACCGATTGATGATGACCTCCAGGACCTATCGCCAATCCTCCAGGGTAGGTCCCGAGCAGAAGCGGCTCGACCCCGAAAACCGGTTCCTGTCCCGATGGCCCTTGAAGCGTATGGACGGCGAAGCCCTCCGCGACAGCCTGCTTCGGGTCAGTGGCCGCCTGGATGAGACTCCTTACGGCCCCCCGGATCCGGTTTTTGTCAGAGCCGACGGGCTCTCCACCGCCTACGAGGGGGAAAGAGGCTGGCGGCGGAGCATCTATCTGCGGCAACTGCGCATGAACAGCCCCACCACCCTGGACCTGTTCGACTATCCCACCATGAATCCCAATTGCACCGAACGGGCACAGTCCACCGTAGCCCCGCAGGCTCTTCACCTGCTCAACGACGCCACCATCCGCCGGCTGGCGGCCGACCTGGCGCGGCGGGTGGAGAAGGAAGCGGGGGACAGCCTGCCAGCCCAGGTGGAACTCATGTACTGGATCGTGTTGAGCCGGCCCCCCGCTGCCGAAGAGCAGAGGTTGAGTCTGCAGTCCTTCCGGAGCGCCTGGAAGGAGCTGGGGAACGGCAACCGGAAGCGGCAACAGGTGTTGGCCAAGCTGGCCCATACGCTCTATAATTCGGCAGCTTTCGTCTATATCGATTGAACCGTCCAACCGTGAAACAAGCACCCGACCGATCGCCTCAGTCCATGACCCGCCGACACTTTTTCGGGCGGGTCTCCGACGGCATCTACGGAGTGGCCCTGACCCACCTGCTGACGGGCGATCTCTTCGGCGTGTCCGGCTTGACGGGCGGGTCCGAGTCTCCGGCTCCCGGCCGCGGCGGCATCTACGATGTCGCCCCCAGGAAGCCCCACTTCGAGGCCAAGGCCAAGTCGGTCATCCTGCTGTTCATGAACGGCGGCCCCAGCCCCATGGACCTGCTGGATCCCAAGCCGATGCTGGACAAGCACCACGGAGAGCCCTATTTCGACCAGGTTGCCGTGGACGTGCCCTCGCCTCAGCAGGCCGGCGGGTTGCTGCGCAGTCCCTTCAAGTTCGCCCAGCACGGCCAGTCCGGCACCTGGGTCTCCGAGGCCATGCCCCATGTCGCCCGGCGGGTGGACGACATCGCGGTCATCCGGTCCATGCACACCACCAGTCCGGCCCATCCGGCGGCGCTCTACAAGTTTCAAGGCGGTCGCATGCTGCCGGGCATCCCGACCCTGGGGGCCTGGGTGGTCTACGGACTGGGAACCGAGAACCGGAACCTGCCGGCCTTCGTGGTGCTGGATGATCCCCAGGGCCTGCCCATCAACGGCATCGCCAACTGGCAGTCGGGGTTTCTGCCTCCCATCTACCAGGGAACCCGCTTGCGCTCGGTAGGCGATCCCCTGCTGAACCTGCGGCCCGAGGTCGCCGAGCCCACCGCCCTGGTGAAGATGGGAACCCGTCTCCGCCAACAGCTCGATCGCATCCACAGGAGAGACCGTCCCGGCCTGCCCGAGCTGGATGCCCGTATCGCCAGCTACGAGCTGGCCGCGCGCCTGCAGTTGGAAGCCACCGATGCCCTGGACCTGTCCCGGGAAAGCCCCAGGACCCTGGAAATGTATGGCGTCGGAAGAAAGCCTGCGGTGGTGGGGAAGACCCACGTCAACCCGGGTCCCGACAACTACGGCCGCCGCTGCATCATGGCCCGGCGGCTGGTGGAGCGCGGCGTCCGCTACGTCCAGGTATGCGTGAACAGTCAGATCTGGGACTCCCATTCCCACCTGGAGGCTGACCTGAGGTCCTGTTGCGACCGAACCGATCAACCGGTGGCAGCTCTATTGGCGGACTTGAAGGAGCGGGGATTGCTGGACAGCACCCTGGTGATCTGGGCCGGCGAGTTCGGCCGCCATCCCATCGCCCAGATCATGCCCAAGCAGGGTGTGGCCGGCCGGGACCACAATCCCCGGGGCTTCAGCCTCTGGATGGCCGGTGGAGGAGTCAAGGGAGGAACGGTCTACGGCGCCACCGATGAATTCGGCTATCGGGCCGTGGAAAACCCCGTCAGCATCGAGGACCTGCACGCCACCATCCTGCACCTGCTGGGCCTGCACCACGAAGAGCTCTTTTTCGAACGCAGCGGGCTCAGGGAAAAGATCACCTTCAACTTCGAACCCAGGGTCGTTCGCGAAATCCTGGCGTGAGAGGTTATTCCCTCCAATCAGCTTGCTGTCGCCGCCGCAACGGTCACATAACTTCCAGTGATGTTTATCGTCGTCCAGTAGAGGCTATTACTATGGTATTTATGAGTGTCTTATATGAGATCTGCTGTGGCCGGACCGGCTACGAACATCCCTTGCAATCCACTGTCAAACCCATGCAATGGGGGTATGGATACTGTAAGCAACCTCTCACCTGACCGACCTAAAACCAAGCCCACCGGCGGCCACCCCAGCAACGCCCTCTCGGCCACCTTCCTCTGCTCCGCTTCCCCCGGAAGACACGCCGATGGAAACGGATCGTACCTCTTCGTCCAGCCCAGCCGTACCCGCAGCTCGATTCAGCGCCTCGTCGTCCGTGGCCGTCGCCGGGAGCTCGGTTTCGGCAGCCTCGCCTTGGTCCCCCTGGCCGAGGCCAGAGAGAAGGCGCTGGTCATCCGCAAGCTCGCTCGTGAGGGTGGAGACCCCCTTGCCGAGAAACGCCGTAGCCAAGGCATCCCTACCTTCGCCGAAGCGGACGAAGGCGAACCGCCAGCACCGGGTGCCGCTGTGTGGTCGCGCCCTGGAGATTCTCGAGGCGGCGCGGGCGCTCGGTCGCGGTAATCCGCTGGTGTTTCCGGGCGTGGGAGGAAAGCCGATCGCGGACACGGCGATGTCGGAACTGCTCAGGGAGTTGGGAATCGCGGCGGTGCCGCACGGCTTCCGGTCGAGCTCTCGGGACTGGGCGGCCGAGCTGCCGGCGGACCGCTCCGCCCTGGTCGCGATCAGCGCAGACGAGGAACTCGAGACCGTAACCAGATTTTTTGAGGATGAACCCATGCCGTGGACGAACTGGCACGCGGGCCTGGAGAGCGACTTCGAGCGCTTCCTGTGCATCGAGACCTATCCGACCTATATGCTGGCCAACGAGAACGGCACCATTTTGGCCCGAACCGGCAGTCTGGACGCTTCATTCATTTCCCTGATCGAAAATGCGGTGGACCATTTGGGGGGATTCGGAAGCACCAAGGGACTCGATGTCTACTTCAAATTTGAGGACTTTCGCAAGACCAGTCCACCAGGTTGAGAGAAGGCTGAAGAGAGTTACAATCGTCACACCGGAAGAAA harbors:
- a CDS encoding DUF1553 domain-containing protein is translated as MNLSSPQPTRNRPTKAAGLFLSLGLFFWIPLPGAATDSDGSGELPEQQKSFREKVLPVFQEHCLRCHGEQLMIKELDLSKLSTILNGSESGPVVVPGRPAESKLYRLIESGSMPPDLDGGLPEAQRATIKAWIESGLASGLEESAASQALNQHDVIPILLRHCTTCHGLRRQGNDLDLRSRASMVQGGKSGPALIPGKPDQSLMVEMIRSGKMPPKKRLFEVGVTPVSDSDLEKLRQWILQGAPEEDIKPDVAGTEPDPLVSDRDRQFWAFQPPRQVAPPVVEHGNRAVNPIDAFVSRKLEDRGLSLSAEADRLTLIRRASLDLTGLPPTPPEVRRFLEDREPRAYERLIDRLLESGRYGERWGRYWLDVAGYSDHEGGKVNANGPGRKHAWRYRDYVIRSLNADKPYDRFLMEQIAGDELVDYETTPVITREMVDNLIATGFLRMGPDSTGYELSFVEDRFDVIADEIEILGTGIMGMTLQCARCHSHKFDPIPQRDYFRLADLLKGALDEFDWLAGTPISEVVKFEQRILPYVPPMTNPLRLLEQEKERKARNEVLEEQVKELQQALEERGRDLRDRVLEERLDQIAPALAQDLRLLLKTPEEDRNSGQKSLAQEYMQLLTVTANELKERDAVYRREAGKLERKIAWLQHRQEAEPRIRALWDRGAPSPTYLLRRGDYLSPGRLVGPGVPSVLTDGRTPFRVEPPWPGSQKTGRRLALAKWLVDRDHPLTARVMVNRIWKHHFGRGIVETLGNFGKSGARPTHPELLDWLAVEFMNRSWSMKAIHRLMMTSRTYRQSSRVGPEQKRLDPENRFLSRWPLKRMDGEALRDSLLRVSGRLDETPYGPPDPVFVRADGLSTAYEGERGWRRSIYLRQLRMNSPTTLDLFDYPTMNPNCTERAQSTVAPQALHLLNDATIRRLAADLARRVEKEAGDSLPAQVELMYWIVLSRPPAAEEQRLSLQSFRSAWKELGNGNRKRQQVLAKLAHTLYNSAAFVYID
- a CDS encoding DUF1501 domain-containing protein translates to MTRRHFFGRVSDGIYGVALTHLLTGDLFGVSGLTGGSESPAPGRGGIYDVAPRKPHFEAKAKSVILLFMNGGPSPMDLLDPKPMLDKHHGEPYFDQVAVDVPSPQQAGGLLRSPFKFAQHGQSGTWVSEAMPHVARRVDDIAVIRSMHTTSPAHPAALYKFQGGRMLPGIPTLGAWVVYGLGTENRNLPAFVVLDDPQGLPINGIANWQSGFLPPIYQGTRLRSVGDPLLNLRPEVAEPTALVKMGTRLRQQLDRIHRRDRPGLPELDARIASYELAARLQLEATDALDLSRESPRTLEMYGVGRKPAVVGKTHVNPGPDNYGRRCIMARRLVERGVRYVQVCVNSQIWDSHSHLEADLRSCCDRTDQPVAALLADLKERGLLDSTLVIWAGEFGRHPIAQIMPKQGVAGRDHNPRGFSLWMAGGGVKGGTVYGATDEFGYRAVENPVSIEDLHATILHLLGLHHEELFFERSGLREKITFNFEPRVVREILA